The proteins below are encoded in one region of Stenotrophomonas bentonitica:
- a CDS encoding DUF2946 family protein, whose product MNRRRAPYAALLQLAFVATLLMALAPLVSRWQQAQGPQVMLMPGGMAHVMAAAIVAEEPAPAMDHHAMGHHDMAMHDMSTHDMSAPRAASNDPAPSPSIDPHAGHGEACEYCMMASRLMPWLAVLFVLLHALQLSAPAVPRTVATPRSLRWPAHAARGPPLYA is encoded by the coding sequence GTGAACCGCCGCCGCGCCCCTTACGCCGCCTTGCTCCAGCTCGCCTTCGTGGCGACGCTGTTGATGGCGTTGGCGCCGCTGGTCAGCCGCTGGCAGCAGGCGCAGGGCCCGCAGGTGATGCTGATGCCTGGCGGCATGGCGCACGTGATGGCCGCCGCGATTGTCGCTGAGGAGCCGGCGCCCGCGATGGATCATCACGCCATGGGCCACCACGACATGGCCATGCACGACATGTCGACGCACGACATGTCGGCACCGCGCGCTGCCTCCAACGATCCTGCGCCCAGCCCGTCTATCGACCCCCATGCCGGGCATGGCGAGGCCTGCGAATACTGCATGATGGCCTCGCGGCTGATGCCGTGGCTGGCCGTGCTGTTCGTGTTGCTGCACGCGCTGCAGCTGTCTGCCCCGGCGGTGCCCCGCACCGTCGCCACCCCGCGCAGCCTGCGCTGGCCTGCCCACGCCGCGCGTGGCCCCCCGCTCTACGCCTGA
- a CDS encoding LysR family transcriptional regulator — MTLTQLRYLVAIADAELNITLAASRVHATQPGLSKQLKQLEDELGFLLFVRKGRSLEAVTPAGVEVIGRARAVLAEANNIRTYAANQRRESQGQLVLTTTHTQARFVLPPAVARIKQAYPQVSVHLQQAAESDALDLLSQGDADIAIISTAGAEPTAGIAIPLYRWRRLVLVPRGHALDRPGAAPDLQALSTQPLISYESSTRGSSSLQRAFAASGLTPDIALTALDADLIKTYVRTGLGVGLLAEMAVNAGDEDLRSWPAPAPIDECIAWAVLPRDRVLRDYALELVHVLAPQIDTRDLRRVIDGNQEADWPVPPTWESLTQTITV, encoded by the coding sequence ATGACGCTGACCCAACTCCGTTACCTGGTCGCCATTGCCGACGCCGAGCTCAACATCACCCTGGCCGCGTCGCGCGTGCACGCCACCCAGCCGGGGCTGTCCAAGCAGCTCAAGCAGCTGGAAGATGAACTGGGCTTCCTGCTGTTCGTGCGCAAGGGCCGCAGCCTGGAGGCGGTGACCCCGGCCGGGGTCGAGGTGATCGGCCGCGCCCGCGCGGTGCTGGCGGAAGCCAACAACATCCGCACCTACGCCGCCAACCAGCGCCGCGAAAGCCAGGGCCAGCTGGTCCTGACCACCACCCACACCCAGGCGCGCTTCGTGCTGCCGCCGGCGGTGGCGCGCATCAAGCAGGCCTACCCGCAGGTCAGCGTGCACCTGCAGCAGGCCGCCGAAAGCGACGCGCTGGACCTGCTCAGCCAGGGCGACGCGGACATTGCCATCATCAGCACCGCCGGCGCCGAGCCCACCGCCGGCATCGCCATTCCGCTGTATCGCTGGCGGCGGCTGGTGCTGGTGCCGCGCGGGCACGCGCTGGACCGCCCGGGCGCGGCGCCGGACCTGCAGGCGCTGTCGACCCAGCCGCTGATCAGCTACGAATCCTCCACCCGCGGCAGCTCCTCGCTGCAGCGCGCCTTTGCCGCCTCCGGACTGACCCCGGACATCGCCCTGACCGCGCTGGACGCGGACCTGATCAAGACCTACGTGCGTACCGGCCTGGGCGTGGGACTGCTGGCGGAAATGGCAGTGAATGCGGGGGATGAAGACCTGCGTTCGTGGCCGGCCCCGGCGCCTATCGACGAATGCATCGCCTGGGCGGTGCTGCCGCGCGACCGCGTGCTGCGCGATTACGCGCTGGAGCTGGTGCATGTGCTGGCCCCGCAGATCGACACCCGGGATTTGAGGCGGGTGATTGATGGAAACCAGGAAGCGGATTGGCCGGTACCGCCGACGTGGGAGTCGTTGACGCAGACGATTACGGTTTGA